One part of the Acidobacteriota bacterium genome encodes these proteins:
- a CDS encoding NAD(P)/FAD-dependent oxidoreductase encodes MNQKRTKPKVVIIGGGFGGLRAARLLGNQAVEVTLIDRKNHHTFQPLLYQVATAVLSPGEIAMPIRHILRRYKNIKVVLGEVVGFDHHQQTVKLNDGAQVDYDYLIVAAGARHSYFGRDEWEHAAPGLKTIEDAVEIRRRVLLAFELAERKAVVTGAPEPVVFAVIGGGPTGVELAGAIAGVAQTVLADDFKLIDTRQTRVLLFEHKPHVLATFAAELSQAAERHLRELGVEVFPHSLVTEVEAGRIKVGDEWIKCDVALWGTGVAASPLGKALGAELDRAGKVRVRPDLSIVKHPNIFAIGDMAFFEDERGVVPGVAPAAMQQAECAVGNILSDMRGAPRTTFRYVDKGSMATIGRNRAIAQIGGWRFSGNVAWLLWLLVHVVMLLDPRHRLQVVREWLLAYFTHERSALLITGEALRVTATSKSNEIRLAHSNRSER; translated from the coding sequence ATGAATCAAAAACGAACCAAACCAAAAGTCGTCATCATCGGCGGTGGCTTCGGCGGCTTGCGCGCGGCGCGCTTGCTCGGCAACCAGGCTGTTGAGGTCACGCTGATTGACCGCAAAAATCACCACACCTTTCAGCCGTTGCTTTATCAAGTCGCGACGGCGGTGTTGTCGCCGGGCGAAATCGCCATGCCGATTCGCCATATTTTGCGCCGTTACAAAAACATCAAGGTCGTGCTGGGCGAAGTTGTCGGCTTTGACCATCATCAACAGACGGTCAAGCTGAATGACGGCGCACAGGTTGACTACGATTATTTGATCGTGGCGGCGGGGGCGCGGCACTCCTACTTCGGACGCGATGAATGGGAGCATGCCGCGCCGGGGCTGAAGACCATCGAGGACGCGGTCGAAATCCGCCGCCGCGTCTTGCTGGCCTTTGAACTGGCCGAGCGCAAGGCCGTCGTGACCGGTGCGCCTGAACCGGTGGTCTTCGCCGTCATCGGGGGCGGCCCCACCGGCGTCGAACTCGCGGGCGCGATTGCGGGTGTTGCGCAAACCGTGCTTGCCGATGATTTCAAACTCATTGATACCCGCCAGACGCGCGTCCTGCTCTTTGAACACAAGCCGCACGTTCTGGCGACGTTTGCCGCAGAGCTTTCGCAAGCCGCCGAGCGGCATTTGCGCGAACTGGGCGTCGAGGTCTTTCCGCACAGTCTGGTGACGGAGGTTGAAGCCGGGCGCATCAAGGTCGGCGACGAATGGATCAAGTGCGATGTGGCCCTGTGGGGAACGGGCGTGGCCGCTTCGCCCTTGGGCAAAGCGCTGGGCGCGGAACTGGATCGCGCCGGCAAGGTGCGCGTGCGGCCAGACCTGTCCATCGTCAAGCACCCAAATATTTTCGCGATCGGGGACATGGCGTTCTTTGAAGACGAGCGCGGCGTCGTGCCGGGTGTCGCGCCCGCCGCCATGCAACAGGCCGAATGCGCGGTCGGAAATATTCTCAGTGATATGCGCGGCGCGCCGCGGACGACCTTCAGGTACGTAGACAAAGGGAGCATGGCGACGATTGGCCGCAACCGTGCGATTGCCCAAATCGGCGGCTGGCGCTTTTCGGGCAACGTGGCCTGGCTGCTGTGGCTGCTTGTGCACGTCGTGATGCTGCTTGATCCGCGCCATCGTTTGCAGGTCGTGCGGGAATGGCTGCTGGCCTATTTCACGCACGAACGCAGTGCGCTGCTCATCACCGGCGAGGCGCTGCGTGTGACGGCCACCAGCAAATCCAACGAAATAAGGCTGGCTCATAGCAATAGGAGTGAAAGATGA
- a CDS encoding thioesterase, with protein sequence MERALLEVGAEASVIWRVAEADLVSAIAVGLPDAFPAVFATARMIALMEVAAARVLRPLLAAGELSVGVTVDVAHSAATPLGATVQTRARFVRQEGKVYVFEVWAEDEGGEIGRGLHKRAIVATERPLNGAARRCPEK encoded by the coding sequence ATGGAAAGAGCACTACTCGAAGTCGGCGCGGAAGCCAGTGTCATCTGGCGCGTCGCAGAAGCTGATCTGGTCAGCGCCATTGCGGTTGGGTTGCCTGACGCTTTCCCCGCCGTTTTCGCCACGGCGCGCATGATTGCGTTGATGGAAGTGGCGGCGGCGCGTGTGTTGCGGCCACTGCTGGCCGCCGGCGAACTCTCTGTCGGCGTGACGGTGGACGTGGCGCATTCCGCCGCGACACCGCTCGGCGCAACCGTGCAAACGAGGGCGCGCTTTGTGCGGCAGGAAGGGAAAGTCTATGTGTTTGAAGTGTGGGCGGAAGACGAAGGCGGCGAGATTGGGCGCGGCCTTCACAAGCGCGCCATCGTCGCGACGGAGCGACCGCTCAACGGAGCCGCGCGCCGCTGTCCGGAAAAATAA